The Siniperca chuatsi isolate FFG_IHB_CAS linkage group LG12, ASM2008510v1, whole genome shotgun sequence genome has a segment encoding these proteins:
- the LOC122885493 gene encoding sterile alpha motif domain-containing protein 9-like, with protein sequence MADQGEMKSQEEDLSPDIKDWSKHQVREWALKLGDVDDRVAEILFQQDINGPSLLLLDTTDLTQMGVTFGPAKLIIHSRDEVVKLKKEEPTRSSNHSGRPYKPYPFCRYHDTYRYMESGILDITESGASDLIEPCHEYKAFINTTDETKMGKFTAEVIRFAAACMNSRTNGTIHFGIGDKPDYIHGQVLGVVAEDKEAYANELKSAIDGYFEHKHKQTAQTCIKPPRFVGVLNTNMTSSDKCVIEVDIVPDSTICEENIYHTFNMDTKKAKKKAKCKEMAKTETKPSKQFFVRDGGSSRDLLAPTTFAKHMEEYNQFVDSMAQRSQRRKQAEEKHLNVIKSSTQGSRLSQMITGGSLSLDKSHFERYVIVTNKSHSIQFESLGFLVELNPTAVLDFDPESTKHGLQCHFEQQSTVNVHLPAQYKITEGVEDIANKLKLTRNTSWIFCNGGIEDEAPSDIDQWLMDKGASIRDVISFLCRKDVLPNKRFLVIFLLLSTVSEKKDPLVETFSTFFQELRGTEQILCICDNEKAFTSWRDLIEARCGINISSRCIYELSFAEVNGTILSLLSKNRRSSRFLPCGGGSKVLLEKKVERSLNILEVLCVNQCEGGSEDKIVIEENFYKGGKVSWWNFYFSEQPGSTPFIKRDKFDYIMNTVIPDLCSLRKACVLFNLMHVAGCGGTTLAMHTLWALRDRFRCAVLRDSNADFAEVADQVVKLLMYDHEEQLPRVPVLLMIDDFDDKEKVFDLQQIIEKECAKKDIQSKSPQVILLNCMRSESPELPESTEDTVFIGNNLSEKEQKLFEETLVEIEKTHKNAETFYGFMIMKKNFKPEYIKGVVRNTLKSFNVNQKHAQLLAVLVLLSVYCKGASLSVSLCEEFLGLQPKPFCGTNKVEEGFGKFSTLIAGCLVEGKVVFKAVKMIHSSIARQCLQELTTTHNVNKADITDLLLTTNKLYESTQGKDKLLQDIHHILVKRHHSVEEESQFSPLIQDIASETPGLEEMVLKNASKRFEKDAVVSQLLARYYYLKKRDFSEAKLWAGRARDLSKDSSYFADTSAQVIKHELKNVIANYKEVAIGPEKLNMVLKMAQSAIEAFKETQSLAKKESILRLAIKTDNCPFNTSGCLGEIQVGVLIIEVLARTPVFSSDNVRHDIMSGVLSGEVKLQDVERNDQRHSKHRPYYMILRQFEDVLYNLKYRMKLNIDFLDNFYVNLGSRFGIKDSREQVAQNELFRCFRQYANLFCKTDSAALLKNKTMHIMLKLHQARQYLEMQKADTYSGILNRLSNDISPEIMEKIVKHYDFVCAPDRNPTMKERINFIYVNVVLSCIKLQSAHIQPYQKLINVLCQVLHEQIPLNDNLPLHFIAVVLLWPQQDRPECRNLGKYISQMKTSYYRVMKDVYNGKRPIVHFFLGKKQGYERLVHFGEIKRCVLAGQEQFSSMWENGKIWKERKVEELLCRVTGVVKNGLILADTCIPDLKVEVTPVFQGQLSGHAQGSRVSFFTGFSMKGPVALDIN encoded by the exons ATGGCAGATCAAGGCGAAATGAAG AGTCAGGAGGAGGATCTGTCACCTGACATCAAGGACTGGAGTAAACATCAAGTGAGAGAATGGGCTCTCAAGTTGGGTGATGTGGATGACAGAGTTGCAGAAATACTGTTTCAGCAGGACATTAATGGGCCTAGCCTTTTGCTTTTAGATACAACAGACTTAACCCAAATGGGTGTGACTTTTGGACCAGCAAAACTTATCATTCATTCCAGAGATGAGGTAGTGAAACTAAAGAAAGAGGAACCAACAAGGTCATCAAATCATTCTGGAAGACCATACAAGCCTTATCCATTTTGTAGGTACCATGATACATATAGATACATGGAGAGCGGCATTCTTGATATTACAGAATCAGGTGCCTCAGACCTTATTGAACCCTGCCACGAGTATAAAGCTTTCATCAATACaacagatgaaaccaaaatggGCAAGTTCACAGCTGAGGTTATTCGCTTTGCAGCTGCCTGCATGAATAGCCGCACCAACGGCACCATCCATTTTGGAATAGGGGACAAGCCAGACTACATCCACGGTCAAGTGTTGGGAGTGGTTGCTGAGGACAAAGAGGCTTATGCAAATGAACTAAAATCTGCCATTGATGGTTAttttgaacacaaacacaaacagacagctcaAACTTGCATCAAACCCCCCCGATTTGTTGGGGTTCTCAATACGAATATGACATCATCTGACAAATGTGTAATAGAAGTGGACATAGTTCCTGACTCTACgatctgtgaagaaaacatctACCACACTTTCAACATGGACACAAAAAAAGCCAAGAAAAAAgctaaatgtaaagaaatggccaaaactgaaacaaaaccaTCAAAACAGTTCTTTGTACGAGATGGCGGCAGCAGCAGGGATCTTCTCGCACCAACCACATTTGCCAAACATATGGAAGAGTACAACCAGTTTGTTGACAGTATGGCACAACGATCACAACGCCGAAAACAAGCAGAAGAGAAGCACCTCAACGTGATAAAAAGCAGTACTCAAGGCTCTAGATTAAGTCAGATGATAACTGGTGGATCCCTCTCTTTAGATAAGTCACACTTTGAGCGGTATGTGATAGTAACTAACAAATCACATTCAATCCAGTTTGAATCTCTAGGATTTCTTGTAGAACTCAACCCAACAGCTGTTTTGGACTTTGATCCAGAGTCAACTAAACATGGATTGCAGTGTCACTTCGAACAGCAGAGTACAGTAAATGTCCATTTACCAGCACAGTATAAAATCACAGAAGGAGTTGAGGACATTGCAAACAAGTTGAAATTAACTCGAAACACCAGCTGGATATTCTGTAATGGAGGTATTGAGGATGAGGCACCCTCAGACATAGATCAGTGGTTGATGGACAAGGGAGCCTCCATTCGAGATGTGATTTCTTTCTTGTGTCGGAAAGATGTGCTTCCCAACAAGAGATTCCTTGTCATTTTCCTACTTTTGTCAACAGTGAGTGAGAAGAAGGACCCTCTTGTTGAGACTTTCAGTACATTCTTCCAGGAGCTCAGAGGCACAGAGCAAATCCTTTGTATATGTGACAATGAAAAAGCATTTACCTCCTGGAGGGACCTAATTGAGGCTCGGTGCGGAATCAACATCTCTAGTAGATGCATATATGAGCTCAGTTTTGCTGAAGTCAATGGCACTATCCTTAGTCTTTTGTCAAAAAACCGTAGATCCAGCCGTTTCCTACCCTGTGGTGGGGGGAGCAAAGTGCTTCTTGAGAAGAAAGTGGAGCGTAGCCTGAATATCTTAGAAGTCCTGTGCGTGAACCAATGTGAAGGAGGAAGCGAGGACAAAATTGTCATAGAGGAGAACTTCTACAAAGGAGGAAAAGTGTCATGGTGGAATTTCTATTTCTCAGAGCAGCCTGGATCCACACCGTTTATCAAACGAGACAAGTTCGACTACATCATGAACACAGTCATACCAGATTTGTGCTCCCTGAGAAAAGCCTGCGTGTTATTCAACCTCATGCATGTAGCTGGATGTGGTGGGACAACTTTGGCCATGCATACTCTGTGGGCTCTCCGAGACAGATTCCGTTGTGCTGTCCTCAGAGACAGCAACGCTGACTTTGCTGAAGTAGCTGATCAAGTGGTCAAACTTTTAATGTATGACCATGAGGAGCAGTTACCGCGGGTCCCTGTTTTGCTGATGATAGATGACTTTGATGATAAGGAAAAAGTATTTGACTTGCAGCAGATCATTGAAAAAGAATGTGCGAAGAAAGACATTCAATCTAAGTCTCCACAGGTAATTCTCCTGAACTGTATGAGGTCAGAGTCCCCTGAACTGCCTGAATCAACTGAAGACACAGTATTCATTGGAAATAATCTCTCAGAGAAGGAGCAGAAACTGTTTGAGGAAACACTTGTGGAAATAGAGAAAACTCACAAGAATGCTGAAACGTTCTATGGATTTATGATCATGAAGAAGAACTTCAAGCCAGAGTATATTAAAGGTGTGGTCCGCAACACCCTGAAGAGCTTCAACGTGAATCAGAAACATGCACAACTCCTGGCTGTTTTAGTTCTGTTGAGTGTGTACTGCAAGGGTgcctctctctccgtctctctgtgTGAGGAATTTCTTGGTCTTCAACCAAAACCATTTTGTGGAACCAACAAAGTCGAAGAAGGATTTGGGAAATTTTCCACTTTAATTGCCGGCTGCTTAGTTGAGGGTAAGGTAGTATTCAAAGCTGTGAAAATGATCCATTCAAGTATTGCAAGACAATGTTTGCAGGAACttacaacaacacacaatgtGAACAAAGCTGATATTACGGACCTTCTGCTCACCACAAACAAGCTTTATGAGAGCACACAAGGCAAAGACAAACTCCTGCAAGATATTCACCACATTTTGGTGAAGAGACATCATTCAGTGGAAGAGGAATCTCAGTTCTCTCCACTAATTCAAGACATCGCAAGTGAAACCCCAGGACTGGAAGAGATGGTGTTAAAAAATGCATCAAAGAGATTTGAGAAAGATGCCGTTGTTTCTCAGTTACTAGCCAGGTACTACTACCTAAAGAAGAGGGATTTCTCAGAGGCAAAACTTTGGGCAGGGAGAGCAAGAGATCTTTCCAAAGACAGCTCATATTTCGCAGACACATCGGCACAAGTAATCAAGCATGAGCTGAAGAATGTGATTGCAAACTACAAAGAAGTGGCTATTGGTCCTGAAAAATTGAACATGGTTCTCAAAATGGCTCAGTCAGCAATAGAAGCATTCAAGGAAACACAGAGCCTTGCAAAGAAGGAGTCAATTCTGCGATTAGCAATCAAGACAGACAACTGCCCTTTTAATACATCTGGGTGCCTGGGAGAAATTCAGGTCGGAGTACTCATCATTGAAGTGCTGGCAAGGACCCCCGTATTTTCTTCTGACAATGTCCGCCATGACATAATGAGTGGGGTTCTCTCTGGAGAGGTTAAACTTCAGGATGTAGAGAGAAATGATCAACGGCACAGCAAACACAGACCCTACTACATGATTCTCAGACAGTTTGAGGATGTACTTTACAACCTCAAATATAGGATGAAGTTGAACATTGACTTCCTTGACAATTTTTATGTGAACTTGGGCTCCAGATTTGGAATTAAAGACAGTCGTGAGCAAGTAGCCCAAAATGAGCTTTTCAGATGTTTCAGACAGTATGCAAATCTTTTCTGCAAGACAGATTCTGCAGCTCTTTTGAAGAATAAAACCATGCACATCATGCTGAAACTACACCAGGCAAGACAATACCTGGAGATGCAAAAGGCTGATACCTATTCTGGGATTCTCAATCGTCTCTCAAATGACATCTCACCTGAAATAATGGAGAAGATTGTCAAACACTATGATTTTGTTTGTGCACCTGATCGTAACCCGACTATGAAGGAGAGAATCAACTTCAtctatgtcaatgttgtgttgaGTTGTATCAAACTGCAATCAGCACACATTCAGCCATACCAGAAACTAATTAATGTCCTTTGCCAAGTTCTGCATGAGCAAATTCCATTAAATGACAATTTGCCACTGCACTTCATTGCAGTTGTGCTGTTGTGGCCACAGCAGGACCGTCCAGAATGCAGAAATCTGGGGAAGTACATCTCACAGATGAAGACCTCTTATTACAGAGTGATGAAGGACGTGTACAATGGCAAGAGGCCCATTGTCCATTTCTTCCTGGGGAAGAAGCAGGGCTATGAGCGACTGGTACACTTTGGGGAAATCAAAAGGTGCGTCTTGGCTGGGCAGGAACAGTTTTCCTCCATGTGGGAAAATGGCAAAAtatggaaagagaggaaggtggaggagcTCCTTTGCAGGGTCACTGGCGTGGTGAAGAACGGCTTGATACTGGCAGATACTTGTATCCCAGATCTGAAGGTCGAAGTCACTCCAGTGTTTCAAGGTCAGCTTAGTGGGCATGCCCAGGGGTCAAGAGTGTCATTCTTTACTGGTTTCTCGATGAAAGGCCCAGTTGCACTCGACATTAACTAA
- the gli2a gene encoding zinc finger protein GLI2a isoform X2, whose protein sequence is MIRTSPNSLVAYINNSRSSSAASSSYGHLSVGGISPSFSFPHPINPVAYQQLLSQQRGLNAFGHTPPLIQPSPSSFSARPHPLTASPMSTSHNSSNSEANQNASGDPAVSSTVNPLTTKRSKVKMEAEGPLPISPSSQDHGGGILDLSEDLDKDECKQEPEAIYETNCHWEGCTKEYDTQDQLVHHINNDHIHGEKKEFVCRWQECSREQKPFKAQYMLVVHMRRHTGEKPHKCTFEGCSKAYSRLENLKTHLRSHTGEKPYVCEHEGCNKAFSNASDRAKHQNRTHSNEKPYVCKIPGCTKRYTDPSSLRKHVKTVHGPEAHVTKKQRSDAPPRLQPPKGNGENEANSKLGARGVDGKIEAISTSRGVEDCLQVKSIKTENSMTYQSSPGGHSSCSSEPSPLSSANNNDSGVEMAMHSGGSFGDLSAQDECPMVDSTVPAGGQQAGMGLQLRKAVGHGGVVTIKLENIKKERLKTVRDSCPWVNAAPQPLQGQHNSMKLPPIPAVGSLLESSNVMSNLSGLYPGQRIGDLSSCEVTLLNQLNERRDSTTSTISSAYTLSRRSSGISPCYSSRRSSEASQFGANRHNNISSADSYDPISTDLSRRSSEASHCGGGGVSGGGGLPSLLSLTPAQHYRLKAKYAAAIGGAPPTPLPNMDRMSLRTRMALFSDSQEVSSHPFHQPPSGTVPRRCSDIGYGTQSMMPHEVPTNLPRRASDPVRRPTLDPLSFPRVQRYNSMNSMNPMNGPSAERHQALALQGYTRSDGSLQRYPFAPRPPSISENVAMENMAVDGMMIGGEQNGEDDMVLPDDVVQYLRSQNSGPSGHNSGRVDYHSNNQTQGYQTGMAPPASFYAQRRMAMVDATMTQSGQDMQSCHMGPGGSQQSFSAPSDNMNKNNMPVQWNEVSSGTVDTTTKLSKQQHPFRGNLAVVQQRHNFGSFPGQGQGLGSNQQVVPMSQNMSMQGYVNHNSQKLMNISHQQHQQQRQCNNLNVSEQMSPQQGFGQEAIPNSISGSTSVRPTRNSMADPELQSYGARTQADGYSHVNQVDQQQNYSVLSQHNIHNGGRGMLQPRPPTEPKSIARQHTGSSLMQPSRIPKSSDLSPSRGTDTSEASPKRPSGSAAHNSNSENPNSAVCYTGQIQMFEPTSVSFDAPMSPCASQAPASNTTAAASMASPGVNQVSSSTVDSSTGGSGGTEHAQIDFDTMLDDGDHSSLMSGTLSPGLLQSLSQNSSRLTTPRNSVTLASVPAGIGNMAIGDMNSMLTALAEESKFLNMIS, encoded by the exons ATGATCCGCACCTCACCCAACTCCCTGGTGGCCTACATCAACAACTCCCGCTCCAGCTCGGCCGCCAGCAGCTCCTATGGGCACCTTTCAGTCGGCGGGATCAG cCCCTCCTTCAGCTTCCCTCATCCCATCAACCCAGTGGCATACCAGCAGCTGTTGTCCCAGCAGAGGGGTCTCAATGCCTTCGGCCACACACCTCCTCTCATTCAACCATCGCCGTCCTCTTTCTCTGCTCGCCCACACCCCCTCACTGCTTCACCTATGTCCACCTCCCACAACAGCTCCAACTCTGAGGCAAACCAG AACGCCAGTGGAGACCCAGCAGTGAGTAGCACAGTCAACCCGCTGACCACcaagaggtcaaaggttaagATGGAAGCAGAGGGTCCACTGCCAATCTCACCATCCTCTCAG GACCATGGTGGGGGGATCTTGGACCTGAGTGAGGATCTGGATAAAGACGAGTGCAAACAAGAGCCCGAGGCCATATATGAGACCAACTGCCACTGGGAGGGCTGTACCAAGGAGTATGACACCCAGGACCAACTTGTTCAT CACATCAACAACGACCACATCCACGGTGAGAAGAAGGAGTTTGTGTGCCGCTGGCAGGAATGTTCACGGGAGCAGAAGCCCTTCAAGGCTCAGTACATGCTGGTGGTCCACATGAGACGTCACACAGGGGAAAAGCCGCATAAATGCACA ttTGAGGGCTGTTCAAAAGCTTACTCTCGCCTGGAGAACCTCAAGACCCACCTCAGGTCCCACACCGGGGAGAAGCCGTACGTGTGTGAACATGAAGGCTGCAACAAGGCCTTCTCCAACGCCTCAGACCGGGCCAAGCACCAGAACCGCACACACTCTAACGAG AAACCATATGTGTGTAAGATCCCAGGCTGTACCAAGCGCTACACGGACCCCAGCTCTCTCAGGAAGCATGTTAAGACAGTCCACGGACCCGAAGCCCACGTCACCAAGAAACAACGAAGCGACGCACCGCCGAGACTGCAGCCACCCAAAGGCAACGGGGAGAATGAGGCGAATTCTAAGCTTGGTGCAAGAGGCGTGGACGGCAAGATTGAGGCCATTAGCACCTCAAGAGGAGTGGAAGACTGCCTGCAAGTCAAATCTATCAAGACTGAGAACTCTATG aCATATCAGTCCAGTCCTGGCGGCCACTCGTCATGTAGCAGTGAGCCGTCGCCTCTAAGCAGCGCCAACAACAATGACAGTGGGGTGGAGATGGCCATGCACAGTGGGGGCAGCTTCGGGGACCTAAGTGCACAGGATGAGTGCCCCATGGTTGACTCCACTGTTCCCGCTGGGGGACAGCAGGCTGGGATGGGGCTTCAGTTGAGGAAAGCCGTGGGTCATGGTGGCGTGGTCACCATCAAGCTGGAGAACATCAAGAAGGAAAGGCTGAAGACAGTGAGGGACTCCTGCCCCTGGGTTAACGCTGCACCACAGCCACTGCAGGGCCAACACAACAGCATGAAGCTGCCTCCCATACCTGCAGTCG GTTCCCTGCTTGAGAGCTCCAACGTGATGAGTAACTTGAGCGGTTTGTATCCTGGCCAACGCATAGGTGACCTGTCTTCATGTGAAGTAACACTGCTGAACCAGCTGAATGAGCGCCGTGACAGCACCACCAGCACCATCAGCTCAGCTTACACCTTGAGTCGGCGCTCCTCCGGTATTTCACCCTGCTATTCCAGCCGCCGCTCCAGTGAGGCATCCCAGTTTGGTGCTAACCGCCACAACAATATCAGTTCAGCTGACTCCTATGACCCAATCTCCACTGATCTGTCTCGCCGCTCCAGCGAGGCCAGCCactgtggaggtggtggtgtcagtggaggaggaggtctcCCTAGCCTCCTTAGTCTGACACCAGCTCAGCATTATCGGCTCAAGGCAAAGTACGCTGCTGCCATTGGTGGAGCTCCACCTACTCCTCTCCCCAATATGGATCGAATGAGCCTGAGGACCCGCATGGCACTCTTCAGTGACTCCCAGGAAGTCTCGTCGCACCCATTCCATCAGCCACCCTCTGGAACTGTGCCTCGGCGATGCAGTGATATTGGATACGGCACACAGAGCATGATGCCCCATGAGGTACCCACCAACCTTCCACGCCGTGCCAGTGACCCAGTGCGTCGTCCCACACTGGACCCTCTCTCCTTTCCAAGGGTCCAGCGCTATAACAGCATGAACAGCATGAACCCCATGAATGGTCCATCAGCTGAACGCCACCAGGCACTGGCTTTGCAGGGTTACACTCGCTCTGATGGCAGCCTGCAACGCTACCCATTCGCCCCCAGACCACCTAGCATTTCTGAGAATGTAGCCATGGAGAACATGGCAGTAGATGGGATGATGATTGGGGGGGAGCAGAATGGGGAGGATGATATGGTGCTTCCAGATGATGTGGTGCAGTACCTCAGGTCCCAGAATTCTGGCCCCTCAGGTCACAACTCGGGGCGAGTGGACTACCATTCCAACAATCAGACTCAGGGCTACCAGACAGGCATGGCCCCACCAGCATCATTTTATGCACAGAGGAGGATGGCCATGGTGGATGCCACCATGACTCAGTCTGGTCAGGACATGCAATCCTGCCATATGGGTCCAGGTGGCTCCCAGCAGTCCTTCTCAGCACCATCGGACAACATGAACAAGAATAACATGCCGGTGCAATGGAACGAGGTGAGCTCAGGGACTGTGGACACCACAACTAAGCTCTCCAAACAGCAGCATCCTTTTAGGGGGAACCTAGCTGTTGTTCAGCAGAGGCACAATTTTGGTTCCTTCCCGGGACAAGGACAGGGCCTGGGCAGCAACCAGCAGGTAGTTCCTATGAGTCAGAATATGTCTATGCAGGGGTATGTGAACCACAACAGCCAGAAGCTGATGAACATCTCTCACCAGCAGCATCAGCAACAGAGGCAATGCAACAATTTGAACGTTAGTGAGCAAATGAGTCCTCAGCAAGGGTTTGGCCAAGAGGCAATCCCAAATTCTATATCTGGGAGCACTAGCGTGAGACCTACCCGGAACAGTATGGCAGATCCAGAGCTGCAAAGTTACGGAGCAAGGACACAGGCTGATGGGTACTCTCATGTGAACCAAGTGGATCAGCAGCAAAATTACAGTGTTCTCTCCCAGCACAATATCCATAATGGAGGCCGAGGAATGTTACAACCCAGGCCTCCCACAGAGCCCAAGTCTATTGCAAGACAGCACACAGGGTCTAGCTTGATGCAACCGAGCCGAATACCCAAGTCATCTGATTTGAGCCCCAGTCGTGGTACTGACACCTCAGAAGCAAGCCCAAAGAGGCCCAGTGGGTCAGCAGCCCATAACAGCAACTCTGAAAATCCGAACTCTGCTGTTTGCTACACAGGTCAGATTCAAATGTTTGAGCCAACTTCTGTCAGCTTTGATGCCCCCATGTCCCCCTGTGCCAGCCAGGCTCCTGCCAGCAACACCACTGCTGCAGCCAGCATGGCCTCACCAGGAGTCAACCAGGTCTCCAGCAGTACGGTAGATTCTTCCACTGGTGGATCTGGTGGCACAGAGCATGCCCAGATCGACTTTGACACCATGCTAGATGATGGGGACCACTCCAGTCTAATGTCAGGCACCCTGAGTCCTGGCCTTCTGCAGAGCCTCTCCCAGAATTCCTCACGTCTCACCACCCCCCGCAACTCTGTCACCCTCGCGTCTGTACCGGCAGGGATTGGCAACATGGCCATCGGTGACATGAACTCTATGCTCACAGCCTTGGCTGAAGAAAGCAAGTTCCTTAACATGATAAGCTGA